The Malaclemys terrapin pileata isolate rMalTer1 chromosome 19, rMalTer1.hap1, whole genome shotgun sequence genome has a window encoding:
- the LOC128826030 gene encoding basic phospholipase A2 sphenotoxin subunit B-like, whose amino-acid sequence MRLLWALAVLFSCSEFMVHGSLLEFRKMIKQATGKSALPNYTFYGCHSGVGGKGMPKDATDWCCLHHDCCYSQLMAQKCHVKTERYHYTYRRGVITCGPDSWCKRSICECDKAAALCMKRNLQSYNKKYRFYSNIKCTGRKPKC is encoded by the exons ATGAGGCTTCTCTGGGCATTGGCTGTGCTGTTTTCCTGCA GTGAATTCATGGTGCATGGGAGTCTCTTGGAGTTTCGCAAGATGATCAAACAAGCAACTGGGAAAAGTGCTCTACCGAATTATACCTTCTATGGATGCCACTCCGGTGTGGGAGGCAAAGGAATGCCTAAGGATGCAACTGATTG GTGTTGCCTGCATCACGACTGCTGTTACTCACAGTTGATGGCTCAAAAATGTCATGTCAAAACTGAGAGATACCATTACACTTACAGGAGAGGAGTCATAACGTGCG GTCCAGACAGCTGGTGTAAAAGGAGCATCTGCGAGTGTGACAAGGCCGCTGCGTTGTGCATGAAGCGCAACTTACAGAGCTACAACAAGAAGTATCGCTTCTACTCCAACATAAAGTGCACAGGGAGAAAGCCAAAGTGTTAA
- the LOC128826027 gene encoding basic phospholipase A2 Ts-G6D49-like, which produces MKMKNLLVFAVLFAYGAVMTQGSLWELQKMIKQVTGKCALWNYSNYGCHCGLGGKGTPTDDTDQCCYLHDCCYKRLRHHGCYAKFTTYSYFYLSGRIYCGLGSWCKRESCQCDSDLVLCLKKHLSSYKTGYRFYRKRRCGDRAPTC; this is translated from the exons GCGCAGTTATGACACAGGGGAGTCTCTGGGAGCTTCAAAAGATGATTAAGCAAGTCACTGGGAAATGTGCCTTATGGAATTATTCCAACTACGGCTGCCACTGTGGATTGGGTGGCAAAGGGACGCCAACGGATGACACTGATCA GTGCTGTTATTTGCATGACTGCTGCTATAAGAGGCTCAGGCATCATGGATGTTATGCCAAATTTACAACGTACAGCTACTTCTACCTGAGTGGAAGGATATACTGCG GCTTGGGGAGCTGGTGCAAAAGGGAGAGCTGCCAGTGTGACAGTGACCTTGTGCTCTGCTTGAAGAAACACTTAAGCAGCTACAAGACGGGTTATCGCTTCTATCGAAAGAGACGCTGTGGGGATAGGGCGCCCACGTGTTAA